The following proteins come from a genomic window of Paenibacillus spongiae:
- a CDS encoding serine/threonine protein kinase — translation MENRYSTAISLGEVAFHLQEPHDFEWLTNLGHAFRVFDQQDSGNISFGVEIEGKRRFVKYAGAKPLDYRGDPEDAVRRLSQAIPLYAALAHPSLIQLVNHFPVNQGYAAVFEWFDGDCLHSHWSFPPPAKYDHPDSPYYRYKHLPVSRRLESLDAIFSFHAHVESQGYAAVDFYDGSILYDFSNHVTQICDIDFYRKTPSFNDMGEHFWGAARSKSPEEFTLGAPIDARTNVFTMGAIAFGLLGGETDRSCEKWDASLSLYEVALRAVDPERELRYPDVAAFRRAWDAAKLMES, via the coding sequence ATGGAGAATCGTTATTCAACTGCCATATCGTTAGGCGAGGTTGCCTTTCATCTGCAAGAACCCCATGATTTCGAATGGCTAACTAATCTGGGGCATGCATTTCGCGTATTCGACCAACAGGATTCCGGGAATATTAGCTTCGGCGTCGAGATCGAAGGAAAGAGGCGATTCGTCAAATATGCCGGAGCTAAACCGCTGGATTACAGAGGGGACCCGGAAGATGCGGTGAGGCGATTATCGCAGGCTATCCCTCTATATGCTGCATTAGCGCATCCCAGCTTGATTCAGCTTGTGAATCACTTTCCGGTGAATCAAGGCTATGCGGCTGTGTTTGAATGGTTCGACGGGGACTGCCTGCATTCCCACTGGTCCTTCCCGCCTCCGGCCAAGTACGATCACCCGGATTCACCCTACTATCGTTACAAGCATCTGCCGGTGAGTCGGCGATTGGAATCGCTGGATGCAATCTTTTCGTTTCATGCGCATGTGGAATCGCAAGGCTATGCCGCCGTCGATTTCTATGATGGGAGCATACTATACGATTTCTCAAACCACGTGACCCAAATATGCGATATCGACTTCTACCGAAAAACGCCTTCGTTCAACGATATGGGCGAGCATTTCTGGGGCGCGGCGCGTTCGAAATCACCGGAGGAATTCACATTAGGTGCGCCGATCGATGCGCGGACGAATGTTTTTACGATGGGGGCCATCGCCTTCGGATTGCTGGGCGGGGAAACGGACCGTTCCTGCGAGAAATGGGACGCGAGTCTGTCGCTTTACGAGGTCGCATTGCGAGCGGTCGACCCTGAGCGAGAGCTGCGTTACCCGGATGTTGCCGCATTTAGACGCGCCTGGGATGCCGCGAAGCTCATGGAATCCTAA
- a CDS encoding CopG family transcriptional regulator: MADQEKITINLGPVDLGQIDLLVDQGFYSNRTDFIKIAIRNQLQNHSTEIKRYTTEKFFVMGVLEFSRERLEELRQSGKVLDIKLIGSLMISDDVTLDLARETFGKLKLFGMMKAPGDVKLFLQELGRKH, translated from the coding sequence TTGGCTGATCAAGAGAAAATAACAATTAACCTTGGACCTGTCGATTTGGGCCAAATTGATTTATTAGTCGATCAAGGTTTTTATTCCAACCGGACCGATTTTATTAAAATCGCTATACGAAACCAGCTGCAAAATCATTCAACCGAAATAAAACGGTATACGACGGAGAAATTTTTTGTCATGGGTGTTCTGGAGTTTAGCCGCGAGCGGCTGGAAGAGCTTCGTCAATCCGGCAAAGTGCTTGATATTAAGCTGATCGGGTCATTGATGATTTCCGATGACGTAACACTCGATTTAGCAAGAGAGACGTTCGGGAAGCTCAAGCTGTTTGGCATGATGAAGGCACCAGGCGATGTTAAGCTGTTTCTGCAGGAGCTAGGCAGGAAGCATTAA
- a CDS encoding phosphotransferase enzyme family protein produces the protein MQAKFDELVRHYFEDCSSYEMEPVPFGLTNLTRVITIHDVNYIARIYNPHTKNVPSLELESRITSYLSQSGLSFQVPVFLRTLTGDEYIQFADGTLGAVVSFLEGSPPELTDTGQAYGFGRVVGEISSALSHCDTRGLGFRGISFMNIYKLHPLADHRTVASFIDEPPFHIPEDDQNFYREMVSLVERSISQLQQLPAQLVHHDLLVFNLLARDNQICGVLDFDFTSMDAGFMEFAISLNHILQLSDGSLDMMDAFVKGYAAFRKSSGEEIDQLQLLTQVYHIAVLHIYIGQHYAGKDAEQPFKYILAQFRDRNDWLNDNWEATRRLLETCLL, from the coding sequence ATGCAGGCAAAATTCGATGAGCTGGTTCGGCATTACTTCGAGGATTGTTCGAGCTATGAGATGGAGCCGGTTCCATTCGGTCTGACGAATCTTACGAGAGTCATTACGATTCATGACGTTAACTATATAGCCCGCATCTATAATCCGCATACCAAAAATGTACCCAGCCTGGAGCTGGAGTCGCGCATCACGTCCTATTTAAGTCAAAGCGGTCTTTCCTTCCAGGTGCCTGTCTTCCTTCGTACGCTAACGGGAGATGAATATATACAATTCGCAGACGGTACGTTGGGGGCTGTGGTTTCCTTCCTGGAGGGAAGCCCGCCTGAATTGACAGACACTGGGCAAGCATACGGGTTTGGCCGGGTGGTCGGCGAAATTTCTTCCGCTTTAAGCCATTGCGATACGAGGGGGCTTGGATTCCGGGGCATCTCCTTTATGAACATCTACAAGCTGCATCCTCTAGCTGATCATCGGACCGTGGCGTCGTTTATCGATGAGCCGCCTTTTCATATTCCGGAGGACGATCAGAATTTCTATCGCGAAATGGTTTCCTTGGTAGAACGTTCGATCAGCCAGCTACAACAATTGCCGGCCCAATTGGTTCATCATGACTTGCTCGTGTTCAACTTACTAGCCCGAGACAACCAAATATGCGGCGTATTGGATTTTGATTTTACATCTATGGATGCGGGTTTTATGGAATTCGCGATCAGTCTGAATCATATCCTGCAGCTGTCCGATGGATCGCTCGACATGATGGATGCTTTCGTTAAGGGATACGCTGCATTCCGCAAGAGCTCCGGGGAAGAAATCGATCAACTTCAGCTTCTGACCCAGGTCTATCATATTGCAGTCCTTCATATTTATATCGGCCAGCATTATGCAGGGAAGGACGCCGAACAGCCTTTCAAGTATATTCTCGCCCAATTTCGCGATCGGAATGACTGGCTTAACGACAATTGGGAAGCAACAAGGCGGCTGTTGGAGACCTGCTTACTTTAA
- the dnaN gene encoding DNA polymerase III subunit beta, giving the protein MRISVSRETLYAAVQNVMKAVSSTCTIPILSGIKLTAHSNGLTLIASHMHMMIRHDIPLTDTEGIIAIHSTGCIVVPAKTFSDILRKFPSDQVKLDIAEHLVLTIRADSSVYRLCGMDPSDFPDMPEARADLLFNIPSPLLYRVIKQVAFAVSSSENRPVLTGVSCRLDAQGRLRFLAADGVRLAVRTIDLDISPVPVIHPIIIPGSNLLELAKLLRDEQGTTEIAFGESWAVFKTGHTMVYSALIDGTYPNVEHLIPISHTTELLVHSDAMIQAIERVMLLTDESQLLRFHAAGHHIKLTARTAQVGDVIEELNLANRTGADIELAFNGKHMRDILRSADSERTTLKFTGKLNPIVIEPSADPQSTYILTPIRT; this is encoded by the coding sequence ATGCGGATTAGCGTCTCCCGTGAAACGTTGTATGCTGCCGTACAGAACGTTATGAAGGCTGTATCCTCAACTTGCACCATTCCGATCTTGTCAGGAATCAAGCTCACGGCCCACTCGAATGGACTGACGCTGATCGCAAGTCACATGCACATGATGATCCGGCATGACATTCCTTTAACCGATACCGAGGGCATAATTGCGATTCACAGCACGGGATGTATCGTCGTTCCTGCCAAGACCTTCTCAGACATCCTGCGGAAATTCCCCTCGGACCAAGTCAAGCTGGACATAGCCGAGCATCTGGTCCTCACGATTAGAGCCGATTCGTCTGTCTATCGCTTATGCGGGATGGATCCATCGGATTTTCCGGACATGCCTGAAGCAAGAGCCGATCTCCTATTTAACATCCCTAGCCCGCTGCTGTACCGTGTCATTAAACAAGTCGCTTTTGCCGTGTCGAGCTCCGAGAACAGGCCTGTCCTGACGGGCGTTTCCTGCCGGCTTGATGCGCAGGGCCGCCTCCGGTTTCTCGCTGCGGATGGAGTCCGATTGGCAGTGCGGACGATTGATCTGGACATTAGCCCTGTACCGGTCATCCATCCGATTATTATTCCTGGGAGCAACCTGCTTGAACTGGCCAAGCTGCTCCGCGACGAGCAAGGAACAACGGAGATCGCCTTCGGCGAAAGCTGGGCGGTCTTCAAAACCGGACATACGATGGTCTACTCGGCCTTAATCGACGGCACCTATCCTAACGTGGAGCACTTGATTCCAATATCCCACACGACAGAGCTCCTCGTACATTCCGACGCGATGATACAGGCGATCGAACGGGTCATGCTCCTTACGGATGAAAGCCAGCTCTTGCGGTTCCATGCAGCCGGTCATCACATTAAATTAACGGCCAGAACGGCTCAAGTAGGCGATGTTATTGAAGAACTGAATCTGGCCAACCGAACAGGCGCCGATATCGAACTGGCCTTCAACGGCAAGCATATGCGGGATATACTGCGTTCCGCTGACAGCGAGAGGACCACTTTGAAATTTACCGGCAAGCTGAATCCCATCGTAATTGAACCTTCCGCCGACCCGCAGTCGACCTATATTCTAACTCCGATTCGGACCTGA